The Mucilaginibacter terrae region CATTCTTAGCCCATCCGTACCTAAGCCTCGATTTATGGCGCGGTTATTTGGAGGCCGAAAATAAGCAGGCCAATATCAATATTGCCGAGTGCCATCAAATCATTAAAAAACTGAGCTTAAAACCGTTCGAGTCGGTTTACAAAATACTCATCCTGTGGCTGCCCGAATATTTAGATAAAGCGGGTAACACACTGCTTAAAATAATTGAAGAACCGCAACCCAACACGGTCTTTTTATTGGTAGCGCAAAACCAGGATCAGATATTGAACACTATTCTGTCGCGTACACAACTGGTTAAAATACCAACATTGGGTTATGCCGATGTACGCGATTATTTAGTAAATGAAAAAGGTTTCCCCGGTAAAACGGCCGAAGAAGCGGCATACCTGAGCAGCGGCAATTTAACCGAAGCGCTGGGCATGCTGTACCAGGAAAGCAATAGCTTTCATCAGGATTTTTTAGACTGGCTGCGTAAGTGTTACAGCAACAAGGGTTTGGAAATGATGAAGTTTGTGGACAAGATAGCCAAGGCAGGCCGCGAACCCCAAAAGAATTTTATACGCTACGGCATTAATTATATACGCGAGTGCTGCCTCATACTGAGCGGCGCGGGCGAACTGGTACATTTACCTGCGGCCGAAAAAGAAACGGCGCAAAAAATGTCGGCAGTAATGACCATTGAGATGACGGAGGCTATAACCGCCGTGCTCGAAAAGGCGCATTACGCTGTAGAACGAAATGCAAATCCTAAAATTTTGTTTTTAGATGTATCTTTGCAGATTATAAAAATATTACATTTTAAAATTATCCCGCAAGGGAATCAATATATAACCTAATATGGGATGTGGAAGTTGCTCAACCGGAGGCGGATGTACACCGGCGGGCTGCAAAAGTAATGGGTCATGCATGACCAATGGCTGCAGTAAGCTGGATGTATACGATTGGCTGTCAGATATGGACATGCCGTCGAACTTTAAGACCTTCCAGATAGTTGAGATCAAATTTAAAGGCTCGCGTAAGGATTTTTACCTTAACGCTGATAATATATACCTCGAATCGGGCGAGTTGGTGGCTGTTGAAACGGCAACCGGCGGCTATGACATTGGGCACGTATCGTTAACAGGCGAGTTGGTGCGCATGCAAATGGTAAAACGCCACGTTAAAGAGGCCGATGTTACCAAGAAGATCTATCGCCGTGCATCAGCCGCCGATGTGGATAAGTGGAACCTGGCTAAAGGCTTAGAGTGGGAAACCATGCACAAAGCCCGCACGCTGGCGTTAGAACTCAACTTATCGATGAAGATAAGTGATGTTGATTACCAGGGCGATAAAACCAAGGCAACCTTTTATTATACTGCCGAAGGCCGTGTGGATTTTCGTGAGCTGATCAAGAAAATGGCCGAGGCTTTCCGTATACGCATCGAGATGCGCCAGATAGGCATGCGCCAGGAAGCCAGCCGCTTAGGCGGCATTGGCTCATGTGGCCGCGAGTTGTGCTGTTCAACCTGGTTAACCGATTTTAAAACGGTATCTACCTCTGCGGCACGCTATCAAAACCTGTCGTTAAATACGCTAAAACTGGCCGGGCAGTG contains the following coding sequences:
- a CDS encoding DNA polymerase III subunit encodes the protein MQFKEIVGQQAVKQRLLNTVQENRVSHAQLFLGPEGSGSLALAVAYAQYLSCEDKQPTDSCGVCSSCRKYEKLVHPDLHFSYPFFASDKNDTSLSFIEQWREAFLAHPYLSLDLWRGYLEAENKQANINIAECHQIIKKLSLKPFESVYKILILWLPEYLDKAGNTLLKIIEEPQPNTVFLLVAQNQDQILNTILSRTQLVKIPTLGYADVRDYLVNEKGFPGKTAEEAAYLSSGNLTEALGMLYQESNSFHQDFLDWLRKCYSNKGLEMMKFVDKIAKAGREPQKNFIRYGINYIRECCLILSGAGELVHLPAAEKETAQKMSAVMTIEMTEAITAVLEKAHYAVERNANPKILFLDVSLQIIKILHFKIIPQGNQYIT
- a CDS encoding PSP1 domain-containing protein codes for the protein MGCGSCSTGGGCTPAGCKSNGSCMTNGCSKLDVYDWLSDMDMPSNFKTFQIVEIKFKGSRKDFYLNADNIYLESGELVAVETATGGYDIGHVSLTGELVRMQMVKRHVKEADVTKKIYRRASAADVDKWNLAKGLEWETMHKARTLALELNLSMKISDVDYQGDKTKATFYYTAEGRVDFRELIKKMAEAFRIRIEMRQIGMRQEASRLGGIGSCGRELCCSTWLTDFKTVSTSAARYQNLSLNTLKLAGQCGKLKCCLNYELDSYMDALKHIPDNVNYLRTEQGEARLQKTDIFKRMMWFSLPGAENWIALPIARVKEIQKLNKENITPEYFLDEVEEQAVPDKVLDYENVVGQDSLTRLDDRSQQNRNRNRNKNKKKPGQDGGNQPQQNAEQRKPQQNAEQRKPQQNQGGNNQQRQNNNQQQRQQNPNRQQQPKPGNNDAVKPVKAAPEGEANAEGADNATKRNNRRHRPNRNRGGGNKPDNNQQPQGPQA